One stretch of Zingiber officinale cultivar Zhangliang chromosome 6B, Zo_v1.1, whole genome shotgun sequence DNA includes these proteins:
- the LOC121992728 gene encoding cytochrome P450 86A2-like — MDVATVVLVIACVGAYVAWFSRLASGLKGPRVWPVVGSLPGLIQHSERMHEWIADNLRDTGGTYQTCICAVPGLARRQGLVTVTCDPLNLEHVLKTRFDNYPKGPTWHAVFVDLLGDGIFNSDGDTWLFQRKTAALEFTTRTLRAAMSRWVCRSIHHRLLPILEEAAAAGPAGAVDLQDLLLRLTFDNICGLAFGRDPETLALGLPENAFATAFDHATEASLHRFIFPEPVWRFKKWLQVGMEATLTGSVSHVDRYLSAIIKSRKLELSDGRRDYDDLLSRFMKKGAYTDAFLQHVVLNFILAGRDTSSVALSWFFWLVSTHPAVERRIVLELAGVLANSRGRDPAMWLATPLAFEEVDRLVYLKAALSETLRLYPSVPEDSKYVMANDVLPDGTFVPAGSSITYSIYSAGRMKSVWGEDCLDFRPERWLSPDGKRFEPHDSFKFVAFNAGPRVCLGKDLAYLQMKSIAAAVLLRHRLTVAPGHRIEQKMSLTLFMKNGLRMNVQDRDLSSIAAELSPSQPEVVAPAPVAEVVVATC; from the coding sequence ATGGATGTGGCGACGGTGGTGTTGGTGATCGCCTGCGTGGGGGCGTACGTGGCCTGGTTCTCGCGGCTGGCATCAGGGCTCAAGGGGCCGCGGGTGTGGCCGGTGGTGGGTAGCCTGCCCGGGCTCATCCAGCACTCAGAGCGGATGCACGAGTGGATCGCCGACAACCTCAGAGACACCGGCGGCACGTACCAGACCTGCATTTGCGCGGTGCCGGGGCTGGCGCGGCGGCAGGGGTTGGTGACGGTGACTTGCGACCCGCTCAATCTGGAGCACGTCCTGAAGACGCGGTTCGACAACTATCCCAAGGGCCCGACGTGGCACGCCGTCTTCGTGGACCTCCTCGGCGACGGCATTTTCAACTCCGACGGAGATACGTGGTTGTTCCAGCGGAAGACGGCGGCGCTCGAGTTCACCACGCGGACGCTCCGCGCCGCCATGTCGCGGTGGGTCTGCCGCTCCATCCACCACCGCCTCCTCCCCATTTTGGAAGAGGCCGCCGCCGCCGGGCCCGCCGGTGCCGTCGACCTCCAGGACCTGCTGCTCCGGCTCACCTTTGACAACATCTGCGGGCTGGCCTTCGGCAGGGACCCCGAGACGCTCGCGCTGGGCCTGCCTGAGAACGCCTTCGCCACAGCCTTCGACCACGCCACCGAGGCAAGCCTGCACCGATTCATCTTCCCCGAACCAGTGTGGCGGTTCAAGAAGTGGCTGCAGGTGGGGATGGAGGCGACGCTCACCGGCAGCGTGTCGCACGTCGATCGCTACCTGTCGGCCATCATCAAGTCGCGGAAGCTCGAGTTGAGCGACGGGCGGCGAGACTACGACGACCTTCTCTCGCGGTTCATGAAGAAAGGAGCGTACACCGACGCATTCCTCCAGCACGTGGTGCTAAATTTCATTCTTGCCGGCCGCGACACCTCCTCTGTCGCCCTCAGCTGGTTCTTCTGGCTCGTGTCCACCCACCCAGCCGTGGAGCGCCGCATCGTGCTCGAGCTCGCCGGCGTCCTCGCAAATTCCCGCGGTCGCGACCCCGCCATGTGGCTCGCGACGCCGCTAGCATTCGAGGAGGTCGACCGGCTCGTCTACCTCAAGGCAGCGCTGTCCGAGACGCTCCGGCTGTACCCCTCGGTGCCAGAGGATTCCAAGTACGTGATGGCCAACGACGTGCTCCCGGACGGGACGTTTGTGCCGGCGGGCTCTTCCATTACCTACTCGATCTACTCGGCGGGACGTATGAAGTCGGTGTGGGGGGAGGACTGCCTCGACTTCCGGCCGGAGCGGTGGCTCTCACCTGACGGAAAGCGGTTCGAGCCGCACGACTCGTTCAAATTCGTTGCGTTCAACGCCGGGCCGCGCGTCTGCCTCGGGAAGGACCTGGCCTACCTGCAGATGAAGTCCATCGCCGCCGCAGTGCTGCTGAGGCATCGCCTCACAGTCGCCCCCGGCCACCGCATCGAGCAGAAGATGTCGCTCACGTTGTTCATGAAAAACGGGCTGAGGATGAACGTGCAGGACCGCGACCTCAGCTCCATCGCCGCCGAGCTCAGCCCGTCTCAGCCGGAAGTGGTGGCGCCGGCTCCCGTAGCCGAGGTGGTGGTTGCAACTTGCTGA
- the LOC121990297 gene encoding FT-interacting protein 7-like, with the protein MKSDMPGAAGTLPSSFLPPMTDFQLKDTNPLLGGGGGGGKAAAFDLVEKMEYLFVRVVKARDLPAMDLTGSLDPYVEVVLGNFKCVTKHFEKNHSPEWNEVFAVPKDQVQGSSLVVELKDKDFVVDDFVGRVALDIVEVPTRAPPESPLAPEWYRLEDASGRKLERGELMLAVWFGTQADEAFPFATHPDVTPAVDRRIHSVYNRSKVYHAPRLWYLRVNIINAHDVFVSDENRIPEVLCKAKLGSQVFVTKPIKSRSNIFTWNEVFFFVASEPFENDTLFLSVEDRVSPTKDEVLGRVHLPLTSINKRPDDRNVRPKWYDLKKPVFAVDVDQLKADKFASKVQARVSLDGGYHVSAEPVQYAGDFRPSAKQLWKKPVGVLELGVLQAEGLLPTKTRDGKGACDAYCVAKFGHKWVRTRTAVSDLSPRFHEQYNWDVYDHATVLTVAVFDNNQLDDSAGGGNRDSVLGKVRIRLSTLETDRVYSNSYPLLVLQPSGVKKTGDIHLSVRFSITSTLNTLLLYSKPLLPKLHYSHPLPLSQQQQAALRGHAANAVVARLGRMEPPLRREVVTYMLESQMHQWSLRRCTANLQRLLSAFSGVRMLAGWFVDVCHWANPITTLLVHVLYLLAVCFPASVLPTALLYMVFIAAWRYRFRPRKPPHMDAKVSNVEKVNPEELDEELDTYPTARSPEVVHARYFKLRNLATNVQVQAGNVATQGERLHQLLSWRDPRTTVMFMAFCLVAAVTLYAIEFRLVALAAGLWVMRHPKLRKKMPSTAANLFRRLPARTDTLL; encoded by the coding sequence ATGAAATCCGACATGCCTGGCGCCGCAGGGACGCTCCCTTCGTCGTTCCTCCCACCGATGACTGACTTCCAACTAAAGGACACGAACCCTCTCctcggaggcggcggcggcggcggaaagGCTGCCGCCTTCGACCTGGTGGAGAAGATGGAGTACTTGTTCGTGCGGGTGGTGAAGGCGCGCGACCTGCCGGCCATGGATCTCACCGGAAGCCTCGACCCCTACGTGGAGGTGGTGCTCGGCAACTTCAAGTGCGTCACGAAGCACTTCGAGAAGAACCATAGCCCCGAGTGGAACGAGGTGTTCGCGGTCCCCAAGGACCAGGTCCAGGGTTCCAGCCTGGTGGTGGAGCTCAAGGACAAGGATTTCGTGGTCGACGACTTCGTCGGCCGCGTCGCGTTGGACATCGTCGAAGTGCCGACGCGTGCGCCGCCGGAAAGCCCGCTGGCGCCGGAATGGTATCGGTTGGAGGACGCGTCAGGGAGGAAGCTGGAGAGGGGCGAACTGATGCTCGCCGTCTGGTTCGGCACGCAGGCCGACGAGGCCTTCCCCTTCGCGACGCACCCCGATGTCACGCCCGCCGTCGACCGTAGAATCCACAGCGTTTACAACCGGTCCAAGGTGTATCATGCGCCGCGGCTGTGGTACCTGCGAGTCAACATCATCAACGCCCACGACGTCTTCGTCTCCGACGAGAACAGGATTCCTGAAGTGCTCTGCAAGGCCAAGCTCGGGAGCCAAGTGTTCGTCACCAAGCCCATCAAGTCCCGCTCCAACATCTTCACCTGGAACGAGGTGTTCTTCTTCGTGGCCTCTGAGCCATTCGAGAACGACACTCTCTTCCTCTCCGTAGAAGATCGCGTCAGCCCCACCAAGGACGAGGTCCTCGGCCGCGTCCACCTCCCCCTGACCAGCATCAACAAGCGCCCTGACGACCGCAACGTCCGCCCCAAGTGGTACGACCTCAAGAAGCCCGTTTTCGCCGTCGACGTCGACCAGCTCAAGGCGGACAAGTTCGCTAGCAAGGTCCAGGCCCGCGTCAGCCTCGACGGCGGCTACCACGTCAGCGCCGAGCCTGTGCAGTACGCCGGCGACTTTCGCCCATCGGCGAAGCAGCTGTGGAAAAAGCCCGTCGGCGTGCTCGAGCTCGGCGTCCTGCAGGCGGAGGGGCTCCTGCCGACGAAGACGCGCGACGGGAAGGGCGCCTGCGACGCCTACTGCGTCGCCAAGTTCGGCCACAAGTGGGTGCGCACGCGCACCGCCGTCTCTGATCTGAGCCCACGGTTCCACGAGCAGTACAATTGGGACGTGTATGACCACGCCACAGTGCTCACTGTCGCCGTCTTCGACAACAATCAACTCGACGACTCCGCCGGCGGCGGAAACAGAGACTCTGTGCTCGGGAAAGTGAGGATTCGGCTCTCCACTCTCGAAACCGACCGCGTGTACTCCAACTCGTACCCGTTGCTGGTGCTTCAACCCTCCGGCGTCAAGAAAACAGGGGATATCCACCTCTCCGTCAGATTCTCCATCACCTCGACACTAAACACTCTGCTCCTCTACTCAAAGCCCCTGCTCCCCAAGCTGCATTACTCCCACCCGCTGCCGCTCTCGCAACAGCAGCAAGCGGCGCTCCGCGGACACGCGGCCAACGCGGTCGTGGCCCGTCTCGGCCGGATGGAGCCGCCGCTGAGGAGGGAGGTGGTGACGTACATGCTGGAATCGCAGATGCATCAGTGGAGCTTGCGGCGGTGCACGGCGAACCTACAGCGTCTCTTGTCGGCCTTCTCGGGCGTGCGTATGCTCGCAGGGTGGTTCGTCGACGTGTGCCATTGGGCGAACCCGATAACCACTCTGTTGGTGCACGTCCTGTACCTCTTGGCCGTCTGCTTCCCGGCGTCGGTTCTTCCGACGGCGCTCCTCTACATGGTTTTTATCGCGGCGTGGAGGTACAGATTCCGTCCGCGGAAGCCGCCGCACATGGACGCGAAGGTTTCAAACGTGGAGAAGGTGAATCCGGAAGAGCTGGACGAGGAGCTGGACACGTATCCGACGGCGAGGAGCCCGGAGGTGGTGCACGCGAGGTACTTCAAGTTGAGGAATCTGGCGACGAATGTACAGGTACAGGCGGGGAACGTGGCTACGCAGGGGGAGAGGTTGCACCAGCTGCTGTCGTGGAGAGATCCACGGACGACGGTCATGTTCATGGCGTTCTGCCTGGTGGCGGCGGTGACTCTCTACGCGATAGAGTTCAGGCTGGTAGCGTTGGCAGCGGGACTGTGGGTGATGCGGCATCCCAAGTTGAGGAAGAAGATGCCATCGACGGCGGCCAACCTTTTCCGGCGGTTGCCGGCTAGGACCGACACCTTGCTTTAG